From Myxococcales bacterium, the proteins below share one genomic window:
- a CDS encoding serine/threonine protein kinase: MAPPVTRPNAAPADDAWLPRAGTVISGKYAVERLIGKGGMAAVVAARQTVLGEHVAIKILHPKLASDAEGTERFFREARATARIRSEHVVRVLDVGQSEVGLPYIVMELLRGADLGRVLESGPLHVTSAVDYVLQACEALAEAHALGIVHRDLKPSNLWLSQRSDGTPLVKVLDFGISKLAAESELADPKLTETQSIFGSPMYMSPEQIRSAKRVDHRTDVWAIGVVLYELLTGELPFEADTAASALASITADPPRPLRGYRPEVPQELEAAIFHCLAKDVNRRCQSLGELGTLLAPFASPIGKLSADRLSRIGQPHANLVPLGAVSSGRLPYDPRPTETAFTARGGATPGRATSPALAIGIGASIALFMVALVLLGMRLGSSGPKASSGAGPSAASAVVPPGPNEGKSAAALAPPVPSVQASTAPTEPPAVVDTDVPPSPSASSSSRPKVVVKPAHGYSHGRR, from the coding sequence GTGGCTCCCCCCGTCACTAGGCCCAACGCAGCGCCCGCGGACGACGCGTGGCTTCCGCGCGCGGGCACGGTGATCTCGGGCAAGTACGCGGTCGAGCGCCTCATCGGAAAGGGCGGCATGGCGGCGGTCGTCGCCGCGCGACAGACGGTGCTCGGCGAGCACGTCGCGATCAAGATCCTGCACCCGAAGCTCGCGAGCGACGCCGAGGGCACCGAGCGCTTCTTCCGCGAAGCACGCGCGACCGCGCGGATCCGCAGCGAGCACGTCGTCCGTGTCCTCGACGTGGGGCAGAGCGAGGTGGGCCTCCCGTACATCGTGATGGAGCTCCTCCGCGGCGCGGATCTCGGCCGTGTGCTCGAGTCGGGCCCGCTCCACGTGACGTCGGCCGTCGACTACGTGCTCCAGGCCTGCGAGGCCCTCGCCGAGGCCCACGCGCTCGGGATCGTGCACCGCGATCTCAAGCCGTCGAACCTTTGGCTCTCGCAGCGCTCCGACGGCACGCCCCTCGTGAAGGTGCTCGACTTCGGCATCTCGAAGCTCGCGGCCGAGTCCGAGCTCGCCGATCCGAAGCTCACCGAGACCCAGTCGATCTTCGGCTCTCCCATGTACATGTCGCCCGAGCAGATCCGCTCGGCGAAGCGGGTCGATCACCGCACCGACGTGTGGGCCATCGGCGTCGTGCTGTACGAGCTCCTCACGGGCGAGCTCCCGTTCGAGGCCGACACCGCCGCGAGCGCGCTCGCGAGCATCACGGCCGATCCGCCGCGCCCGCTACGGGGGTACAGGCCCGAGGTGCCGCAAGAGCTCGAGGCCGCGATCTTCCATTGCCTCGCGAAGGACGTGAACCGAAGGTGCCAGTCGCTCGGTGAGCTCGGGACGCTGCTCGCGCCGTTCGCGAGCCCCATCGGGAAGCTCTCCGCCGATCGCCTCTCGCGCATCGGGCAGCCGCACGCGAACCTCGTCCCGCTCGGCGCCGTGTCGAGCGGTCGCCTCCCGTACGATCCACGTCCGACCGAGACCGCCTTCACGGCGCGCGGTGGGGCCACGCCGGGGCGCGCGACGTCGCCGGCCCTCGCGATCGGCATCGGCGCTTCGATCGCGTTGTTCATGGTGGCGCTCGTGCTGCTCGGGATGCGCCTCGGATCGTCGGGGCCGAAGGCGTCGTCGGGGGCAGGCCCGTCGGCCGCGAGCGCGGTGGTGCCGCCGGGGCCAAACGAGGGGAAGAGCGCGGCCGCGTTGGCCCCACCGGTCCCCTCGGTCCAAGCGTCCACGGCGCCCACCGAACCTCCCGCGGTCGTCGACACGGACGTTCCGCCATCGCCGTCCGCGTCGTCGTCGTCGCGCCCCAAGGTCGTCGTCAAGCCGGCGCACGGGTACAGCCATGGACGCCGCTGA
- the lspA gene encoding signal peptidase II — MTEAASDTTEATGATPEPTPRDEAPAPEPTGPVAPTEARLVAPAFTAKRIATVESTRPSRAFLLVVATVSLVADVASKLWAEKALDGYPGFVSVVDDHLMFILAKNKGGAWGLLQGQNENVRRPFFLLVSVAAIAFIMTLYRRLTPRQHALRWGLPLVLGGALGNVFDRVRYGHVIDFIDYRAEWVRSMNAFVAKYVQGHYVTDHWPTFNIADVAICVGVGLMAVDMFTSRRGLSDTVHTVAAPVAPPPADVKAEEAPSEEAPKAEEAPSEEASKADPETSEAPAAADEESKESA; from the coding sequence ATGACCGAAGCCGCCTCCGACACGACCGAAGCAACGGGCGCCACCCCGGAACCCACCCCTCGGGACGAAGCGCCCGCGCCGGAGCCCACGGGGCCCGTCGCTCCCACAGAGGCGCGCCTCGTCGCGCCCGCGTTCACGGCGAAACGCATCGCGACCGTCGAGTCGACGCGCCCGTCACGCGCGTTCCTGCTCGTCGTCGCCACGGTGTCGCTCGTCGCCGACGTCGCGTCGAAGCTCTGGGCCGAGAAGGCGCTCGACGGCTACCCGGGGTTCGTGTCGGTCGTGGACGACCACCTCATGTTCATCCTCGCGAAGAACAAGGGCGGCGCGTGGGGCCTACTCCAGGGCCAAAACGAGAACGTGCGTCGTCCGTTCTTCTTGCTCGTCTCGGTCGCGGCCATCGCGTTCATCATGACGCTCTATCGCCGCCTCACGCCGCGGCAGCACGCGCTCCGCTGGGGCCTCCCGCTCGTCCTCGGCGGGGCCCTCGGGAACGTGTTCGACCGCGTTCGGTACGGGCACGTGATCGACTTCATCGACTACCGCGCCGAGTGGGTGCGCTCGATGAACGCGTTCGTCGCCAAGTACGTGCAGGGGCACTACGTCACCGACCACTGGCCCACGTTCAACATCGCCGACGTCGCCATCTGCGTGGGGGTCGGGCTCATGGCCGTCGACATGTTCACGTCGCGACGCGGCCTCTCCGACACCGTCCACACCGTCGCCGCGCCGGTCGCTCCGCCGCCCGCCGACGTGAAGGCCGAAGAAGCACCTTCGGAGGAGGCCCCGAAGGCCGAAGAAGCGCCCTCGGAGGAGGCCTCGAAGGCCGATCCCGAGACGTCCGAGGCGCCCGCCGCGGCCGATGAGGAGTCGAAGGAGAGCGCTTGA
- a CDS encoding prolipoprotein diacylglyceryl transferase, translating into MRPELFRLFDIGFPSYFVLLLSGFVFATALGVLWARRIGQNPDVIVDLSLAMLLAGVVGSRLLHVVADGYFMDYVHLCTDPSKVAWPLERAECVSARYQGVWDEAARVCHPSQSDCFAWAKFWAGGLTYYGGFLGATVAAVFLLRRDKFPFWKAADMAGFAIPMGLAFGRMGCLLAGCCFGSRCDLPFALSFPPKSPASEAQAKLGDLPSPHAFSLPVHPTQVYESAFSLAIAAFCLYVVLPRKRYDGQVFAAFMVLYPVARFLVEILRRDARGGALGLSTSQLIGLAFVLAAAVIHAVRRPRPVGPVAP; encoded by the coding sequence TTGAGGCCCGAGCTCTTTCGGCTCTTCGACATCGGCTTCCCCTCGTATTTCGTCTTGTTGCTCTCGGGCTTCGTGTTCGCCACGGCCCTCGGCGTGCTGTGGGCGCGGCGCATCGGTCAGAACCCCGACGTCATCGTCGACCTCTCGCTCGCGATGCTGCTCGCCGGGGTCGTAGGCTCGCGCCTGCTCCACGTCGTCGCGGACGGATACTTTATGGATTACGTGCACTTATGCACCGATCCGTCCAAGGTCGCGTGGCCCCTCGAGCGGGCCGAATGTGTGTCCGCGCGCTACCAAGGCGTCTGGGACGAGGCGGCCCGCGTGTGCCACCCGTCGCAGAGCGACTGCTTCGCGTGGGCGAAGTTCTGGGCCGGCGGCCTCACGTACTACGGGGGCTTCCTCGGGGCCACCGTCGCGGCCGTGTTCCTCCTCCGTCGTGACAAGTTCCCGTTCTGGAAGGCCGCCGACATGGCAGGCTTCGCGATCCCGATGGGCCTCGCGTTCGGGCGAATGGGCTGCCTGCTCGCCGGCTGCTGCTTCGGGTCGCGGTGCGATCTGCCCTTCGCGCTCTCGTTCCCGCCGAAGAGCCCCGCGAGCGAGGCCCAGGCCAAGCTCGGGGATCTGCCGTCGCCTCACGCCTTCAGCCTGCCCGTGCACCCGACGCAGGTCTACGAGAGCGCCTTCTCCCTCGCCATCGCCGCGTTCTGCCTCTACGTGGTGCTCCCTCGCAAGCGCTACGACGGTCAGGTCTTCGCCGCGTTCATGGTGCTCTACCCGGTCGCGCGATTCCTCGTCGAAATCCTGCGCCGCGACGCGCGCGGGGGAGCGCTCGGCCTCTCGACATCGCAGCTCATCGGGCTCGCGTTCGTGCTCGCGGCTGCCGTGATCCACGCGGTCCGTCGCCCGCGGCCCGTCGGCCCCGTCGCTCCCTGA
- the folD gene encoding bifunctional methylenetetrahydrofolate dehydrogenase/methenyltetrahydrofolate cyclohydrolase FolD gives MAYVLDGKKVAESLRAELAARVRTFTQACGRAPGLDVVIVGEDPASQVYVRAKEKASIEVGMRGNVHRLPAETTEASLLATIAALNADDTVDGILVQLPLPKHISETRVLDAISPWKDVDGFHPENAGLLATGRPRLVPCTPSGCMKLLAVAGVDPSGLRAVVVGRSNIVGKPVAQLLLAANATVTIAHSRTSDLAAVCREADILVAAVGKPEMIRGDFVKPGAVVLDVGINRVPAPDLGPGKTRLVGDVAYAEAEKVARAVTPVPGGLGPMTIACLLENTLRAAELRLG, from the coding sequence ATGGCATACGTCCTCGACGGGAAGAAGGTCGCCGAGTCGCTGCGCGCCGAGCTTGCGGCGCGCGTTCGCACGTTCACGCAGGCCTGCGGTCGCGCCCCGGGGCTCGACGTCGTCATCGTCGGCGAGGACCCGGCGAGCCAGGTCTACGTCCGCGCCAAGGAGAAGGCCTCCATCGAGGTCGGCATGCGCGGGAACGTGCACCGTCTCCCCGCCGAAACGACCGAGGCCTCGCTCCTCGCGACCATCGCCGCGCTGAACGCGGACGACACGGTCGACGGCATCCTCGTGCAGCTCCCGCTCCCGAAGCACATCTCCGAGACGCGTGTGCTCGACGCCATATCTCCTTGGAAGGACGTCGACGGGTTCCATCCGGAGAACGCAGGCCTGCTCGCCACCGGGCGCCCGCGCCTCGTCCCGTGCACTCCGTCCGGGTGCATGAAGCTCCTCGCGGTGGCGGGGGTCGACCCTTCGGGGCTCCGGGCCGTCGTCGTCGGTCGTTCAAACATCGTCGGAAAGCCTGTCGCCCAGCTCCTCCTCGCCGCCAACGCGACCGTCACCATCGCTCACTCGCGCACGAGCGATCTCGCCGCCGTGTGCCGTGAGGCCGACATCCTCGTGGCCGCCGTCGGCAAGCCCGAGATGATCCGCGGGGACTTCGTGAAGCCTGGTGCGGTGGTGCTCGACGTGGGCATCAACCGTGTGCCGGCTCCGGACCTCGGGCCCGGAAAGACGCGCCTCGTCGGTGACGTGGCGTACGCCGAAGCGGAGAAGGTGGCGCGGGCGGTGACGCCGGTCCCTGGTGGGCTTGGGCCGATGACGATCGCGTGCCTCCTCGAGAACACGCTCCGCGCGGCCGAGCTCCGCCTCGGATAG
- the cysK gene encoding cysteine synthase A has protein sequence MAKVFEDNSRSIGRTPLVALSRFAKGAPARVLAKIEGRNPAYSVKCRIGASMVWDAEERGLLKPGSGIVEATSGNTGIALAFAAASRGYRCVLAMPETMSLERRKVLVAFGAELVLTPGSLGMKGAIAKAEELAKNDPTLHLMRQFENPANPKIHETTTGPEIWDDTDGEIDVLVAGVGTGGTITGISRFIKGTKQKPIVSVAVEPSHSPVITQTREGRELAPGPHKIQGIGAGFVPKNLDLSLVDRVEQVSNDEAIAASRRLAREEGLLSGISCGAAAAAALRLAHEPAFAGKTIVVVLPDAGERYLSGALFEGLFDGLDKATA, from the coding sequence ATGGCAAAGGTTTTCGAGGACAACTCGCGCAGCATCGGTCGGACCCCCCTCGTCGCGCTCTCGCGTTTCGCGAAGGGCGCCCCGGCGCGGGTCCTCGCCAAGATCGAGGGGCGGAACCCGGCCTACTCGGTCAAGTGCCGCATCGGCGCCTCCATGGTGTGGGACGCCGAGGAGCGCGGCCTCCTCAAGCCGGGCTCGGGCATCGTCGAGGCGACGAGCGGCAACACCGGGATCGCGCTCGCGTTCGCCGCGGCGTCGCGAGGGTACCGTTGTGTGCTCGCCATGCCCGAGACGATGAGCCTCGAGCGCCGCAAGGTGCTGGTCGCGTTCGGAGCCGAGCTCGTGCTCACGCCCGGCTCTCTCGGCATGAAGGGCGCGATCGCGAAGGCGGAGGAGCTCGCCAAGAACGATCCGACGCTGCACCTGATGCGGCAGTTCGAGAACCCCGCCAACCCCAAAATCCACGAGACCACGACGGGCCCCGAGATCTGGGACGACACGGACGGGGAGATCGACGTCCTCGTCGCGGGGGTCGGCACGGGCGGCACCATCACGGGCATCTCCCGGTTCATCAAGGGCACGAAACAGAAGCCCATCGTGTCGGTGGCCGTGGAGCCGTCGCACTCGCCGGTCATCACGCAGACGCGCGAGGGGCGCGAGCTTGCGCCGGGCCCGCACAAAATCCAAGGGATCGGGGCGGGTTTCGTCCCGAAGAACCTCGACCTGTCGCTCGTCGATCGCGTCGAGCAGGTCTCGAACGACGAGGCCATCGCGGCGTCGCGGCGCCTCGCGCGCGAAGAGGGCCTCCTCAGCGGCATCTCGTGCGGAGCCGCGGCTGCGGCGGCTCTTCGACTCGCCCACGAGCCTGCGTTCGCCGGCAAGACCATCGTCGTCGTCTTGCCGGACGCGGGCGAGCGCTACCTGTCGGGCGCGCTCTTCGAAGGCCTCTTCGACGGTCTCGATAAGGCCACCGCCTAG
- the asnB gene encoding asparagine synthase (glutamine-hydrolyzing) produces the protein MCGFVGAAFLPEGASFDVDAGLGAISHRGPDDTSVVRVGSAVLGFARLQILDLTLAGRQPMQSPDGAVTIVFNGEIYNHHELRAELRAKGYVFRSRSDTEVVVHGYAAWGDAVIARLDGMFAIAIWDAHDEKLLLARDRPGKKPLFYANGPRGFSFASEPKALLAAGVPHEIDLDALVPLFAFGKAHAPRTMNRHVKELPAASTLVLRRGAEPVVRRYWAPPFDETVEVSDGEAIAQVRRLVERAVARRLEADVPLGAFLSGGVDSSIVVGVMAKRFGAKVRTFSIGFEGDHGFDETAYARRVAETFGTEHTEFRVAPASFDLVERLVWAHDGPFGDSSAIPTSIVSGLTREHATVALTGDGGDELFCGYSRFLAVEASERVPGVARKVAGGVGSVLGREGSSLRGRLGRALGRAELPLPDRLLSWTSYFGTDLRAILSDELLAEVDPNAALVENRALAARFARGTPLGRVLGLNWETYLVDDLLVKADRSSMMHSLELRSPFLDTELVEYVARLPDRMKRRLGERKWILRRAFADLVPDWVFTRKKMGFGLPLGAWFRTSLRSYVMDRLGGAPAVTRFVRADVLRTLLDDHMAGRADHGLGLWLLLTLEVWLERGPGRFDRP, from the coding sequence ATGTGTGGATTCGTAGGTGCAGCGTTCTTGCCCGAGGGGGCGTCGTTCGACGTCGACGCGGGCCTCGGCGCGATCTCTCACCGCGGGCCCGACGACACGTCGGTCGTGCGCGTCGGCTCGGCCGTCCTCGGCTTCGCGCGGCTCCAGATCCTCGACCTCACCCTCGCCGGGCGCCAGCCGATGCAGAGCCCCGACGGGGCCGTCACGATCGTCTTCAACGGCGAGATCTACAACCACCACGAGCTCCGGGCCGAGCTCCGCGCCAAAGGGTACGTCTTCCGCTCCCGGAGCGACACGGAGGTCGTGGTGCACGGCTACGCCGCGTGGGGCGACGCCGTCATCGCGCGGCTCGACGGCATGTTCGCCATCGCCATCTGGGACGCGCACGACGAGAAGCTCCTCCTCGCGCGGGATCGACCGGGGAAAAAGCCTCTCTTTTACGCGAATGGCCCGCGTGGTTTTTCGTTCGCGTCCGAGCCCAAGGCCCTGCTCGCGGCCGGCGTGCCACACGAGATCGATCTCGACGCGCTCGTCCCGCTCTTCGCGTTCGGCAAGGCGCACGCGCCCCGCACGATGAACCGTCACGTGAAGGAGCTGCCGGCGGCCTCTACCCTGGTCCTTCGCCGGGGAGCCGAGCCCGTGGTGCGCCGCTACTGGGCGCCCCCGTTCGACGAGACCGTCGAGGTCTCCGACGGCGAGGCCATCGCGCAGGTGCGCCGCCTCGTGGAGCGCGCCGTGGCCCGTCGCCTCGAGGCCGACGTCCCGCTTGGAGCGTTCCTCTCGGGGGGAGTCGATTCGAGCATCGTCGTCGGTGTGATGGCGAAGCGCTTCGGCGCCAAGGTGCGCACGTTCTCGATCGGGTTCGAAGGAGATCACGGCTTCGACGAGACGGCCTACGCGCGCCGCGTGGCCGAGACGTTCGGCACCGAGCACACCGAGTTCCGCGTCGCGCCGGCCTCGTTCGACCTCGTCGAGCGCCTCGTCTGGGCGCACGACGGCCCGTTCGGAGACTCGTCCGCGATCCCGACGAGCATCGTCTCCGGCCTCACGCGCGAGCACGCGACCGTCGCGCTCACCGGGGACGGCGGCGACGAGCTCTTCTGCGGCTACTCGCGCTTCCTCGCCGTGGAAGCGAGCGAGCGTGTGCCCGGGGTCGCCCGGAAGGTCGCAGGCGGGGTCGGCTCGGTCCTCGGTCGCGAGGGGAGCTCGCTTCGCGGCAGGCTCGGGAGGGCCCTCGGACGCGCCGAGCTCCCGCTCCCCGACCGCCTGCTCTCGTGGACGAGCTATTTCGGCACCGATCTCCGCGCCATTCTGTCCGACGAGCTCCTCGCCGAGGTCGATCCGAACGCCGCGCTCGTCGAGAACCGCGCGCTCGCGGCCCGCTTCGCGCGCGGGACGCCACTCGGTCGCGTGCTCGGGCTCAACTGGGAAACCTACCTGGTCGACGACCTGCTCGTGAAGGCCGACCGCTCCTCGATGATGCACTCGCTCGAGCTGCGCTCTCCTTTCCTCGACACCGAGCTCGTCGAGTACGTGGCGAGGCTCCCCGATCGCATGAAGCGCCGCCTCGGCGAGCGAAAGTGGATCTTGCGCCGGGCCTTCGCCGATCTCGTGCCCGACTGGGTCTTCACACGAAAGAAGATGGGCTTCGGCCTCCCGCTCGGCGCCTGGTTCCGCACGTCCCTCCGCTCGTACGTCATGGACCGCCTGGGGGGAGCACCTGCGGTGACGCGCTTCGTGCGCGCCGACGTGCTCCGCACCCTCCTCGACGATCACATGGCAGGCCGCGCCGATCACGGCCTCGGGCTCTGGCTCCTCCTGACGCTCGAGGTCTGGCTCGAGCGTGGCCCCGGTCGCTTCGATCGCCCCTGA
- the hrpB gene encoding ATP-dependent helicase HrpB: protein MTRGGPWYSRAHVVRALPIDTELPAIVATLRDSRRLVLEAPPGAGKTTRVPRALLDAGFEGEIVVLEPRRLAARLAAARVAEELGEKVGERVGYSVRFEESRSERTRIRFVTEGVLTRRLVTDPKLAGVGVVILDEFHERNLQGDVALALLEHALRTERDDLHVIVMSATLDAAPVAEYLGAARIRSEGRAYPVVTEHEPPGDDRPLELRVVSATRSALVASPDGDTLVFLPGAREIRKCSEALQKLASEHGVDVVALHGELPLEEQSRAIRRGPRRKVVLATNVAESSITVEGVVTVIDSGLARAIRHSPWSGLGSLETVKVSRASATQREGRAGRVRPGRCIRLYAKADFDARPESDPPEIARVDLADMVLSLSVAGRSDVRFLDPPRESAVAGAKRLLTRLGALDARGEPTELGRKMVRFPLSPRLARLCLAGEALGIVDDACGAAALLAERDIRDARGPFTERKSDEPTQDSDVGLLLDKLREAEGAGQRPHALRAMGLDLRAVTTVLAVKRDLVRRCRASVAPPSGPEAHDRALVSALLSAFPDRFAKRQKPKAPRLAIAGGISGTLSEESVVRDAPFLLALDADESRGVLVRIAAAVDPGAILDRFVDEVTEERVLTFNAELGRVEAKSRLLYDGIAFDETLDTKPTGDDVAVCLADALLARGLASLDASGALEAFLARARYAASRGMLASALDEAAVTEIVRAACAGKRTLDEVLEGGLLGYFYAAVPGAEKLASLCPDTITLPSGRKPTVHYEVGKPPWVESYLQDFFGLRATPAIGGEPVVLHLLAPNKRCVQITRDLESFFRTHYPPLRKELGRRYPKHAWPEDTSVPVPMRAPRRG, encoded by the coding sequence ATGACACGTGGTGGCCCGTGGTATAGCAGGGCCCACGTCGTGCGCGCGCTCCCCATCGATACAGAGCTCCCGGCCATCGTGGCGACCCTCCGCGACTCGCGAAGGCTCGTCCTCGAGGCGCCGCCCGGCGCAGGGAAGACGACACGCGTGCCTCGCGCCCTCCTCGACGCGGGATTCGAAGGCGAGATCGTGGTGCTCGAGCCTCGGCGGCTCGCGGCACGCCTCGCCGCGGCTCGTGTGGCCGAAGAGCTCGGCGAGAAGGTGGGCGAGCGGGTGGGCTACTCCGTGCGCTTCGAGGAGTCGCGGAGCGAGCGTACGAGGATCCGGTTCGTGACGGAGGGAGTCCTCACGCGACGGCTCGTCACCGATCCGAAGCTCGCGGGAGTCGGCGTGGTGATCTTGGACGAGTTCCACGAGCGAAACCTGCAGGGCGACGTCGCCCTCGCCCTGCTCGAGCACGCCCTCCGGACCGAGCGCGACGACCTCCACGTGATCGTGATGTCGGCCACGCTCGACGCGGCACCGGTCGCCGAGTACCTCGGTGCGGCGAGGATCCGCTCCGAGGGCCGCGCGTACCCCGTCGTCACCGAGCACGAGCCACCGGGGGACGACAGGCCGCTCGAGCTCCGCGTCGTCTCGGCCACACGAAGCGCCCTCGTGGCCTCCCCCGACGGCGACACCCTCGTGTTCCTCCCGGGCGCTCGAGAGATTCGCAAGTGTTCGGAAGCACTACAGAAACTCGCGTCCGAGCACGGGGTCGACGTGGTGGCTCTGCACGGCGAGCTGCCCCTCGAGGAGCAGAGCCGCGCGATACGGCGTGGGCCGCGCCGAAAGGTCGTGCTCGCGACCAACGTGGCCGAGTCGAGCATCACGGTGGAGGGCGTGGTCACGGTGATCGACTCTGGCCTGGCGCGCGCGATACGGCACTCGCCGTGGAGCGGCCTGGGCTCGCTCGAGACGGTCAAGGTGAGCCGCGCCTCGGCCACCCAGCGTGAGGGCCGCGCGGGCCGTGTGCGCCCGGGCCGCTGCATTCGCCTCTACGCCAAGGCCGACTTCGACGCGCGCCCCGAGAGCGATCCCCCGGAGATCGCGCGCGTCGATCTCGCCGACATGGTCCTCTCGCTCTCGGTGGCCGGCCGCTCCGACGTCCGCTTCCTCGACCCCCCGAGGGAGAGCGCGGTGGCCGGCGCCAAGAGGCTCCTCACGCGGCTCGGTGCGCTCGACGCGCGAGGAGAGCCGACCGAGCTCGGTCGAAAGATGGTGAGGTTTCCGCTCTCCCCTCGCCTCGCGAGGCTCTGCCTCGCCGGGGAGGCTCTCGGGATCGTCGACGACGCGTGTGGGGCGGCAGCCCTGCTCGCCGAACGGGACATCCGGGACGCAAGGGGCCCCTTCACGGAGCGAAAGTCGGACGAGCCCACGCAGGACTCGGACGTCGGGCTCTTGCTCGACAAGCTGCGGGAGGCCGAGGGCGCGGGGCAGCGGCCGCACGCGCTCCGGGCGATGGGGCTCGACCTTCGCGCCGTCACGACGGTCCTCGCGGTGAAGCGCGATCTCGTGCGGCGCTGCAGGGCGTCGGTCGCACCTCCGAGCGGGCCCGAGGCCCACGACCGCGCGCTCGTCTCGGCGTTGCTCTCCGCGTTCCCCGACAGGTTCGCCAAGCGCCAAAAGCCGAAGGCGCCCCGCCTGGCGATCGCGGGAGGGATCTCGGGCACGCTCTCCGAAGAGAGCGTCGTGCGGGACGCCCCGTTCCTCCTCGCGCTCGACGCCGACGAGAGCCGCGGGGTGCTCGTCCGCATCGCGGCCGCGGTCGATCCTGGGGCCATCCTGGACAGGTTCGTCGACGAGGTGACCGAAGAGCGGGTCCTCACGTTCAACGCGGAGCTCGGCCGGGTCGAAGCGAAGAGCCGTCTCCTCTACGACGGGATCGCGTTCGACGAGACCCTCGACACGAAACCCACGGGCGACGACGTGGCGGTCTGTCTCGCCGACGCGCTGCTCGCGCGGGGCCTTGCGTCCCTCGACGCTTCGGGCGCGCTCGAGGCGTTCCTCGCGCGCGCCAGGTACGCCGCCTCTCGCGGGATGCTCGCTTCGGCGCTCGACGAGGCTGCCGTCACGGAGATCGTCCGCGCGGCGTGCGCGGGGAAGCGAACCTTGGACGAGGTCCTCGAGGGCGGCCTGCTCGGGTATTTTTACGCGGCAGTCCCAGGTGCCGAGAAGCTCGCGAGCCTCTGCCCGGACACCATCACGCTGCCGAGCGGCCGCAAACCCACGGTTCACTACGAGGTCGGGAAGCCCCCATGGGTCGAGTCGTACCTGCAGGACTTCTTCGGGCTCCGCGCGACCCCGGCCATCGGAGGGGAGCCGGTGGTCTTGCACCTGCTCGCGCCGAACAAGCGATGCGTGCAAATTACACGTGATCTCGAGAGCTTCTTCCGGACGCACTACCCTCCCCTCCGGAAGGAGCTCGGGCGTCGCTACCCCAAGCACGCGTGGCCCGAGGACACGTCCGTCCCCGTACCGATGCGCGCGCCGAGGCGCGGCTGA
- a CDS encoding UDP-N-acetylmuramate dehydrogenase: protein MTPSPHPPLSTMTTLRLGGPPRRLVSATTDAELVDALRGSSGEAVFLLGGGSNVVVSDDGYDGLVVQVVTKGIGFERVGGRVHVTVAAGEVWDDLVAVCVERGLSGLSCLSGIPGSVGATPLQNVGAYGSEVSDTIVSVKVCERATGAVDDVPGASCAFGYRTSRFRGTDTHAVLAVTFALTEELEAHVPDYAEVRRALGVDPGDRVPLATLRDTILRLRRAKGMVLDPDDPDSVSAGSFFTNPLLSDADVVRLRARVRTVVGDEEPPLFPDRASGLTKSSAAWLIERAGFRRGYGDGRVGLSTKHTLALVNRGGASTEELVAFARQIRNGVAERFGVHLEPEPIFVGFQGVTNPL from the coding sequence ATGACCCCCTCGCCCCATCCTCCGCTCTCCACCATGACCACGCTGCGGCTCGGGGGGCCACCTCGTCGGCTCGTCTCGGCGACGACCGACGCCGAGCTCGTCGACGCCCTTCGAGGCTCGAGCGGCGAGGCGGTCTTCTTGCTCGGCGGGGGCTCCAACGTGGTCGTGTCCGACGACGGGTACGACGGGCTCGTCGTGCAGGTCGTCACGAAGGGGATCGGCTTCGAGCGCGTCGGCGGGCGCGTCCACGTGACCGTGGCCGCGGGCGAAGTCTGGGACGACCTCGTCGCGGTGTGCGTGGAGCGCGGCCTCTCGGGGCTGTCCTGCCTCTCCGGAATCCCGGGCTCCGTGGGCGCGACGCCGCTCCAGAACGTCGGCGCCTATGGGAGCGAGGTCTCCGACACGATCGTCTCCGTGAAGGTCTGCGAGCGCGCGACCGGCGCCGTCGACGACGTCCCCGGTGCGTCGTGCGCCTTCGGCTACCGAACGAGCCGCTTCCGAGGCACGGACACGCACGCGGTGCTCGCGGTCACGTTCGCCCTCACCGAAGAGCTCGAGGCACACGTGCCCGACTACGCCGAGGTTCGCCGCGCTCTCGGTGTCGACCCGGGCGATCGGGTCCCCCTCGCGACCCTCCGCGACACGATCCTCAGGCTCCGCCGCGCGAAGGGCATGGTGCTCGATCCCGACGATCCCGACTCGGTCAGCGCCGGCTCGTTCTTCACGAACCCGCTCCTCTCCGACGCCGACGTCGTCCGCCTGCGCGCGCGTGTGCGGACCGTCGTCGGCGACGAGGAGCCGCCGCTCTTCCCCGATCGGGCGAGCGGTCTCACGAAGTCGTCCGCGGCGTGGCTCATCGAGCGGGCAGGGTTCCGCCGAGGGTACGGCGACGGTCGCGTGGGCCTCTCGACCAAACACACGCTCGCCCTCGTCAACCGCGGCGGGGCCTCCACGGAGGAGCTGGTCGCGTTCGCGCGCCAGATTCGGAACGGGGTCGCCGAGCGGTTCGGAGTACACCTCGAACCCGAGCCGATTTTTGTCGGATTTCAAGGGGTTACGAACCCCTTGTGA